From the genome of Lotus japonicus ecotype B-129 chromosome 6, LjGifu_v1.2, one region includes:
- the LOC130723611 gene encoding factor of DNA methylation 5-like isoform X1, whose amino-acid sequence MGSSSSATDSEVKESDKYDYMERYYDEIKAGKYRTKNPNATLRCPFCEAKKKQEFQFKDLLQHASGIGTCSAKRSMQVRVKHLALEKYLKQDVSTELDIVVKPPQYLEVANEQPSSEGRFVWPWKGIVASIFRKPKNETEEYWLRKFELYKPKEAHVLHGKDDPRGYVVLEFGTEWTGYRQVMKLDTDFQTDCHGKKDWDSMMECPGSDLYAWIVGAEEYNSEGMVGDYLREKAVLKTVSEVSQDLWKECTEKVETNYSERSFSLMNIMAGREELTEAHIEEMQRMEQNAREHARRIIEETEYLKNQIYTRNGELARLGHQLSEKEKSTIHERRKFEEEKKKITESLILASEEQVKAKDDIAEVLKKHKMEEKAMRDTLLKLEKDLNDEHKLKIEIAELDEQLKVLNCMNVMGADSEKGKISKKEIEEMEGKLEEIIEKMSEKEDVNQVLEMKEQLAKKELEDAREAFIAEELHPHFSLPKVIGELFNLAKTLFGIEIEPADGLAPVWNNDVKFFHVKDSSGSPIAYFYFDPYSRPAEKRQGAWMDEMFARSRVLSRDGTSTRFPVAHMLCNQTSSVGNKPSLMTFCEEPLPGSPSSPAHQPYFPLGYPSSP is encoded by the exons ATGGGTAGTAGCAGTTCAGCCACAGATTCAGAAGTAAAGGAATCAGATAAGTATGATTACATGGAGAGGTATTATGATGAAATCAAAGCTGGGAAATACAGGACCAAGAATCCAAATGCCACCTTAAGGTGCCCTTTCTGTGAAGCCAAAAAGAAGCAGGAGTTTCAGTTTAAAGATCTTCTTCAACATGCATCTGGAATAGGAACATGCTCAGCTAAAAGAAGCATGCAAGTCAGGGTAAAGCACCTTGCCTTGGAAAAATACTTGAAACAGGATGTCAGCACTGAATTGGATATTGTTGTTAAGCCTCCTCAGTACTTGGAAGTGGCCAATGAGCAGCCCAGCTCAGAAGGGAGGTTTGTTTGGCCTTGGAAAGGGATTGTAGCCAGCATATTCAGGAAGCCAAAGAATGAGACAGAAGAGTATTGGCTGAGAAAGTTTGAGCTGTATAAACCTAAAGAAGCTCATGTGTTGCATGGTAAAGATGATCCTAGAGGATATGTTGTGCTAGAATTTGGAACAGAATGGACAGGGTACAGGCAAGTGATGAAATTAGACACAGATTTTCAAACTGATTGTCATGGAAAGAAGGACTGGGACTCAATGATGGAGTGTCCTGGTTCAGATTTGTATGCTTGGATTGTAGGAGCTGAGGAGTACAATTCAGAAGGGATGGTTGGTGATTATCTTCGTGAGAAGGCAGTGCTGAAAACAGTTTCTGAGGTTTCACAAGATTTATGGAAAGAATGTACTGAAAAAGTGGAAACTAATTACTCTGAGAGAAGCTTTTCATTGATGAACATAATGGCAGGGAGGGAGGAACTTACAGAAGCTCATATTGAAG AGATGCAGAGGATGGAACAGAATGCACGTGAACATGCTAGAAGAATAATAGAAGAGACTGAATATTTAAAGAACCAAATTTATACAAGGAATGGTGAACTTGCTCGCTTGGGTCACCAACTGAGTGAGAAGGAGAAGTCAACTATACATGAGAGAAGAAAATttgaggaagaaaagaaaaag ATAACAGAATCACTAATTTTAGCATCAGAGGAGCAGGTGAAGGCCAAAGATGATATTGCTGAGGTTCTTAAGAAACACAAG ATGGAGGAAAAGGCTATGAGAGATACCCTTTTGAagctggagaaagatctgaatgATGAGCATAAGCTGAAGATAGAGATTGCTGAACTAGATGAGCAACTGAAGGTTTTGAATTGTATGAATGTGATGGGAGCTGATtctgaaaagggtaaaattagtAAGAAAGAAATAGAAGAGATGGAAGGAAAACTGGAGGAGATAATTGAGAAAATGTCTGAAAAAGAAGATGTTAATCAAGTTCTTGAGATGAAAGAACAATTAGCCAAAAAGGAGCTTGAAGATGCTCGTGAAGCATTCATTGCA GAAGAACTGCATCCACATTTCTCTCTGCCAAAGGTTATTGGTGAACTTTTTAACCTCGCAAAAACACTATTTGGCATTGAAATCGAGCCAGCTGATGGTCTAGCTCCG GTTTGGAATAATGATGTCAAGTTCTTTCATGTAAAAGATTCTTCTGGCAGTCCCAttgcatatttttattttgatccTTATAGTCGTCCTGCTGAAAAGAGGCAAGGTGCATGGATGGATGAAATGTTTGCTCGTAGTCGTGTATTATCACGTGATGGTACCTCAACAAGGTTTCCTGTTGCCCACATGTTGTGCAATCAAACATCTTCGGTAGGAAACAAGCCAAGTCTAATGACATTCTGTGAG gagcccctcccgggatcACCCAGCTCGCCAGCACACCAGCCCTACTTCCCTCTTGGCTACCCCAGCTCTCCGTGA
- the LOC130723611 gene encoding factor of DNA methylation 5-like isoform X2 encodes MGSSSSATDSEVKESDKYDYMERYYDEIKAGKYRTKNPNATLRCPFCEAKKKQEFQFKDLLQHASGIGTCSAKRSMQVRVKHLALEKYLKQDVSTELDIVVKPPQYLEVANEQPSSEGRFVWPWKGIVASIFRKPKNETEEYWLRKFELYKPKEAHVLHGKDDPRGYVVLEFGTEWTGYRQVMKLDTDFQTDCHGKKDWDSMMECPGSDLYAWIVGAEEYNSEGMVGDYLREKAVLKTVSEVSQDLWKECTEKVETNYSERSFSLMNIMAGREELTEAHIEEMQRMEQNAREHARRIIEETEYLKNQIYTRNGELARLGHQLSEKEKSTIHERRKFEEEKKKITESLILASEEQVKAKDDIAEVLKKHKMEEKAMRDTLLKLEKDLNDEHKLKIEIAELDEQLKVLNCMNVMGADSEKGKISKKEIEEMEGKLEEIIEKMSEKEDVNQVLEMKEQLAKKELEDAREAFIAEELHPHFSLPKVIGELFNLAKTLFGIEIEPADGLAPVWNNDVKFFHVKDSSGSPIAYFYFDPYSRPAEKRQGAWMDEMFARSRVLSRDGTSTRFPVAHMLCNQTSSVGNKPSLMTFCEKGGQSLTAEN; translated from the exons ATGGGTAGTAGCAGTTCAGCCACAGATTCAGAAGTAAAGGAATCAGATAAGTATGATTACATGGAGAGGTATTATGATGAAATCAAAGCTGGGAAATACAGGACCAAGAATCCAAATGCCACCTTAAGGTGCCCTTTCTGTGAAGCCAAAAAGAAGCAGGAGTTTCAGTTTAAAGATCTTCTTCAACATGCATCTGGAATAGGAACATGCTCAGCTAAAAGAAGCATGCAAGTCAGGGTAAAGCACCTTGCCTTGGAAAAATACTTGAAACAGGATGTCAGCACTGAATTGGATATTGTTGTTAAGCCTCCTCAGTACTTGGAAGTGGCCAATGAGCAGCCCAGCTCAGAAGGGAGGTTTGTTTGGCCTTGGAAAGGGATTGTAGCCAGCATATTCAGGAAGCCAAAGAATGAGACAGAAGAGTATTGGCTGAGAAAGTTTGAGCTGTATAAACCTAAAGAAGCTCATGTGTTGCATGGTAAAGATGATCCTAGAGGATATGTTGTGCTAGAATTTGGAACAGAATGGACAGGGTACAGGCAAGTGATGAAATTAGACACAGATTTTCAAACTGATTGTCATGGAAAGAAGGACTGGGACTCAATGATGGAGTGTCCTGGTTCAGATTTGTATGCTTGGATTGTAGGAGCTGAGGAGTACAATTCAGAAGGGATGGTTGGTGATTATCTTCGTGAGAAGGCAGTGCTGAAAACAGTTTCTGAGGTTTCACAAGATTTATGGAAAGAATGTACTGAAAAAGTGGAAACTAATTACTCTGAGAGAAGCTTTTCATTGATGAACATAATGGCAGGGAGGGAGGAACTTACAGAAGCTCATATTGAAG AGATGCAGAGGATGGAACAGAATGCACGTGAACATGCTAGAAGAATAATAGAAGAGACTGAATATTTAAAGAACCAAATTTATACAAGGAATGGTGAACTTGCTCGCTTGGGTCACCAACTGAGTGAGAAGGAGAAGTCAACTATACATGAGAGAAGAAAATttgaggaagaaaagaaaaag ATAACAGAATCACTAATTTTAGCATCAGAGGAGCAGGTGAAGGCCAAAGATGATATTGCTGAGGTTCTTAAGAAACACAAG ATGGAGGAAAAGGCTATGAGAGATACCCTTTTGAagctggagaaagatctgaatgATGAGCATAAGCTGAAGATAGAGATTGCTGAACTAGATGAGCAACTGAAGGTTTTGAATTGTATGAATGTGATGGGAGCTGATtctgaaaagggtaaaattagtAAGAAAGAAATAGAAGAGATGGAAGGAAAACTGGAGGAGATAATTGAGAAAATGTCTGAAAAAGAAGATGTTAATCAAGTTCTTGAGATGAAAGAACAATTAGCCAAAAAGGAGCTTGAAGATGCTCGTGAAGCATTCATTGCA GAAGAACTGCATCCACATTTCTCTCTGCCAAAGGTTATTGGTGAACTTTTTAACCTCGCAAAAACACTATTTGGCATTGAAATCGAGCCAGCTGATGGTCTAGCTCCG GTTTGGAATAATGATGTCAAGTTCTTTCATGTAAAAGATTCTTCTGGCAGTCCCAttgcatatttttattttgatccTTATAGTCGTCCTGCTGAAAAGAGGCAAGGTGCATGGATGGATGAAATGTTTGCTCGTAGTCGTGTATTATCACGTGATGGTACCTCAACAAGGTTTCCTGTTGCCCACATGTTGTGCAATCAAACATCTTCGGTAGGAAACAAGCCAAGTCTAATGACATTCTGTGAG AAAGGAGGGCAATCGCTAACTGCAGAGAATTAA